One window of Chryseobacterium sp. JJR-5R genomic DNA carries:
- the aspS gene encoding aspartate--tRNA ligase, which yields MFRSHTNGELTLKNLNEEVTLSGWVQTIRDKGFMIWIDLRDRYGITQLVFDQDRSSAELMENAKKLGREFVIQVTGKVIERVSKNPNIPTGEIEILVENLTVLNESQLPPFTIEDETDGGEELRMKYRYLDIRRAPVRDKLIFRHKMAQKVRNYLSDEGFIEVETPVLIKSTPEGARDFVVPSRMNPGQFYALPQSPQTFKQLLMVGGMDKYFQIVKCFRDEDLRADRQPEFTQIDCEMAFVEQEDVMNVFEGMTKTLIKDITGQEFGAFPRMTFADAMQKYGNDKPDIRFGMEFVELNDLVKGKDFKIFDEAELVVGINVEGCAEYTRKQIDELVDWVKRPQIGASGMVWAKFQNDGVKTSSVNKFYNEEDLAKIIEKFGAKEGDLMLILSGSEHKVRTQLSALRMELGNRLGLRKGDVFAPLWVVDFPLLEFDEESGRYHAMHHPFTSPKPEDFHLLETDPGKARANAYDMVLNGNEIGGGSIRIFDKDLQSRMFDLLGFTKEEAEAQFGFLMNAFKYGAPPHGGLAFGFDRLVAILDGNEVIRDYIAFPKNNSGRDVMIDAPAAIANEQLDELELKLNLKA from the coding sequence ATGTTTCGATCGCACACCAACGGAGAATTAACGCTCAAAAATCTTAATGAAGAAGTTACCCTTTCAGGATGGGTACAGACCATCCGGGATAAAGGATTTATGATTTGGATCGATCTCCGGGATCGTTACGGGATTACCCAGCTGGTTTTCGATCAGGACCGTTCTTCAGCGGAACTGATGGAAAATGCAAAAAAGTTAGGCCGTGAATTTGTGATTCAGGTGACAGGAAAAGTCATTGAAAGGGTAAGCAAAAACCCCAATATTCCTACAGGGGAAATTGAAATTTTAGTTGAAAACCTAACCGTTCTTAATGAATCCCAGCTTCCGCCTTTCACCATTGAAGACGAAACGGATGGCGGCGAAGAGTTAAGAATGAAATACCGCTACCTGGACATCAGAAGAGCTCCGGTACGGGATAAACTGATTTTCCGCCATAAAATGGCGCAGAAAGTCAGGAATTACCTTTCAGATGAAGGGTTTATCGAGGTTGAAACTCCGGTCCTGATTAAATCTACGCCGGAAGGCGCAAGGGACTTTGTGGTGCCGAGCAGAATGAACCCGGGCCAGTTTTACGCATTGCCGCAGTCTCCGCAGACTTTTAAGCAATTGCTGATGGTGGGCGGAATGGATAAATATTTCCAGATCGTAAAATGCTTCCGTGACGAAGATTTAAGAGCCGACAGACAGCCGGAATTTACTCAAATCGACTGTGAAATGGCTTTCGTGGAGCAGGAAGATGTGATGAATGTTTTTGAAGGCATGACTAAAACCCTGATTAAGGATATTACCGGCCAGGAATTCGGGGCTTTCCCGAGAATGACGTTCGCGGATGCCATGCAGAAATACGGAAACGACAAACCGGATATCCGTTTCGGGATGGAATTTGTGGAGCTGAATGATCTGGTAAAAGGAAAAGATTTCAAAATATTTGATGAAGCCGAACTGGTTGTCGGGATCAATGTGGAAGGCTGTGCTGAGTATACAAGAAAACAGATCGACGAGCTTGTTGACTGGGTTAAAAGGCCTCAGATCGGGGCTTCAGGAATGGTCTGGGCTAAATTCCAGAATGATGGTGTAAAAACTTCTTCAGTGAATAAATTCTACAACGAGGAAGACTTAGCAAAAATCATCGAAAAATTCGGAGCGAAAGAAGGCGATTTGATGCTGATCCTTTCCGGAAGCGAACACAAAGTAAGAACCCAGCTTTCTGCATTGAGAATGGAACTTGGAAACCGTCTGGGATTAAGAAAAGGAGATGTTTTCGCACCGCTTTGGGTCGTTGATTTCCCTCTGTTGGAATTTGATGAGGAAAGCGGGCGTTACCACGCGATGCACCACCCGTTTACTTCCCCAAAACCGGAAGATTTCCATTTACTGGAAACGGATCCCGGAAAAGCAAGGGCCAATGCCTATGACATGGTACTGAACGGAAATGAAATCGGCGGCGGTTCCATCAGGATTTTTGATAAAGATCTTCAGTCAAGAATGTTTGATTTATTAGGATTCACCAAAGAAGAAGCGGAAGCGCAGTTCGGATTCTTAATGAACGCATTCAAATACGGAGCTCCGCCTCACGGTGGATTAGCATTCGGATTTGACCGCCTGGTAGCGATCCTTGACGGAAATGAAGTGATCAGAGATTATATAGCGTTCCCAAAAAATAATTCAGGTCGTGATGTGATGATCGATGCGCCTGCAGCAATTGCTAACGAACAGCTCGATGAACTGGAATTGAAATTAAATTTAAAAGCATAA
- a CDS encoding Ku protein, translated as MKAIWNGAIGFGLVNIPVKIYSATETTKLDLDMLDKSDYSNIRFKRVNESTGKEVKWENIVKGYLMDDKYIILDEDDYEAASPEKSRILSIDQFVKEEEVDSVYFENPYYLEPQKNGENAYRLLLKALSKTEMAGIGTFVLRESEAIGMIRPYNDDILVLNRLRFAQEIRDYSDLKIPPKKAPKPTELKMAVNLIEQLSQDFDPTMYKDSYSDELMKIIKQKAKGKTVKSKKIEPVEDGKVVDLMAQLKASLQNSKSKNAS; from the coding sequence ATGAAAGCAATCTGGAACGGCGCCATTGGCTTTGGCTTAGTGAATATTCCCGTTAAGATCTATTCCGCCACGGAAACGACCAAATTAGACCTGGACATGCTGGATAAATCCGACTATTCCAATATCAGGTTTAAAAGGGTCAATGAAAGTACGGGTAAAGAAGTGAAATGGGAAAACATTGTAAAGGGTTATCTTATGGATGATAAATACATCATTCTGGATGAAGATGATTATGAAGCGGCAAGCCCTGAGAAATCCAGGATCCTTTCTATTGACCAGTTTGTAAAAGAAGAAGAGGTTGATTCAGTCTATTTTGAAAATCCCTACTATTTAGAACCGCAGAAAAACGGTGAAAATGCTTACCGGCTGCTGCTGAAAGCGCTTTCCAAAACGGAAATGGCAGGCATAGGGACTTTTGTTCTCCGTGAAAGCGAAGCCATCGGCATGATCCGCCCTTACAATGATGATATTTTAGTCCTGAACCGGTTAAGGTTCGCCCAGGAGATACGGGATTACAGTGATCTTAAAATTCCGCCTAAAAAAGCACCTAAACCAACTGAACTGAAAATGGCCGTTAATCTTATCGAACAGCTTTCACAGGATTTTGACCCTACCATGTATAAAGATTCTTATTCTGATGAGCTGATGAAAATCATTAAGCAGAAAGCAAAAGGCAAGACCGTAAAATCAAAAAAGATTGAACCTGTGGAAGACGGCAAAGTGGTTGACTTAATGGCTCAGCTGAAAGCAAGTTTACAGAATTCCAAATCTAAAAATGCATCCTGA
- a CDS encoding DNA polymerase ligase N-terminal domain-containing protein: MPLQDYNSKRKFDKTSEPEGTAKKSKDQLIFVIQRHAASRLHYDFRLEMDGVLKSWAVPKGPSLDPKDKRLAMMVEDHPYDYKDFEGNIPEGNYGAGQVEVWDSGTYEPLDETSRLSDEKEMLKELKTDSLKFVLHGKKLKGEFALVKMKNSEGNAWLLIKHKDDYAEEHYNAEDHTSSKSEVSKFLKEKKSLKTGKKHI, encoded by the coding sequence ATGCCCCTACAAGATTATAACAGCAAACGAAAATTTGATAAAACCAGTGAACCTGAAGGTACAGCTAAAAAAAGTAAGGATCAACTGATTTTTGTAATTCAGAGACATGCCGCTTCAAGGCTTCACTATGACTTCAGGCTGGAAATGGATGGTGTCCTGAAAAGCTGGGCCGTTCCGAAAGGCCCGTCATTAGACCCGAAAGACAAGCGCCTGGCCATGATGGTGGAAGACCACCCTTACGACTACAAAGATTTTGAAGGGAATATTCCGGAAGGAAATTACGGTGCTGGGCAGGTTGAAGTATGGGACAGCGGAACCTATGAACCTCTGGATGAAACCAGCAGGCTTTCTGACGAAAAAGAAATGCTTAAAGAATTAAAGACAGACTCGCTGAAGTTTGTCCTGCACGGCAAAAAACTGAAAGGCGAGTTTGCTTTGGTTAAAATGAAAAATTCCGAAGGCAATGCCTGGCTGCTCATCAAACATAAAGATGATTACGCAGAAGAACACTACAACGCAGAAGATCATACTTCCTCTAAATCTGAGGTATCTAAATTCCTCAAGGAAAAAAAAAGCCTGAAAACGGGCAAAAAACACATATAG
- the ligD gene encoding DNA ligase D, translated as MLAKLHDEAFDHKDWIFEIKWDGYRAVADLSKDKPLFYSRNGVSFLSKFKKIADDFSKQEHKMILDGEIVAYDANGRPNFQLLQQVMDNPDLALVYQVFDLLWLNGHSTESLPLIQRKELLKEALTETEVIRYSDHISEEGISFFEEMNKMELEGMMAKKADSVYTENHRTTDWLKIKFSNTDEIIICGFTEPRGSREGFGALILGKYIDGELVYCGHTGTGFSRESLLELHERLDKMVVKDSPFKHKPKTNSPVTWVLPELVCEIKYSEITNDGIFRHPVFLTIREDKEPEEVTGTIGSITEKPEDMKPKTTVPKKNKVSDDETEMTLNRHKVKLTNQDKIYFPEDDVTKGDIVEYYQSIAEYILPYLKKRPLSLNRFPNGIEKQGFYQKDASENIPDWIKTTEVFSESTDKYIDYIVCNDKATLAYLNNLGCIDMNPWNSAIPDLEHPDYLVLDLDPSKKNTFDDVIETALQVNEVLKSVKIKGYCKTSGSTGIHIYIPMDGNYDYDQVKDFAYILMKQVHEKLPEITTLERSLHKRSTDKIYLDYLQNRQGQTLASVYSIRPKEGAAVSMPLEWDEVKPGLKPTDFTIHNALERIKEKGDLFKPVLGKGIDMMEALELLQNME; from the coding sequence ATGCTTGCCAAACTTCATGATGAAGCATTTGACCATAAAGACTGGATCTTCGAAATCAAATGGGATGGTTACAGGGCCGTTGCCGACCTCAGTAAAGACAAACCACTGTTCTATTCACGCAACGGCGTTTCCTTCTTGTCCAAATTTAAAAAAATAGCTGACGATTTCAGCAAGCAGGAGCATAAGATGATCCTTGACGGTGAAATTGTGGCCTATGATGCAAACGGCAGGCCTAACTTCCAGCTGTTGCAGCAGGTTATGGATAATCCTGACCTAGCCTTAGTTTATCAGGTTTTTGATCTGCTCTGGCTGAACGGACATTCTACGGAAAGCCTTCCGCTGATTCAGCGCAAAGAACTTTTAAAAGAAGCGCTAACCGAAACGGAAGTCATCCGCTATTCTGATCATATCAGCGAAGAAGGAATCAGCTTTTTTGAGGAAATGAATAAAATGGAGCTGGAAGGCATGATGGCCAAGAAAGCTGACAGCGTTTATACGGAAAACCACAGGACCACCGACTGGCTGAAAATCAAATTTTCCAATACGGATGAAATCATTATTTGCGGCTTTACAGAGCCCAGAGGTTCCAGAGAAGGCTTCGGCGCTTTAATCCTCGGTAAATATATTGACGGAGAACTGGTCTACTGCGGCCACACCGGTACCGGTTTCAGCCGTGAATCCCTGCTGGAACTTCACGAACGCCTTGATAAAATGGTTGTTAAAGATTCACCTTTCAAGCATAAGCCTAAAACCAATTCCCCGGTTACCTGGGTGCTACCCGAACTGGTGTGTGAAATTAAATATTCTGAAATTACCAACGACGGTATTTTCCGGCATCCTGTTTTCCTTACGATCCGTGAAGACAAAGAACCGGAGGAAGTTACAGGAACAATCGGATCCATTACTGAAAAACCTGAAGATATGAAGCCTAAAACCACTGTCCCGAAAAAAAATAAAGTATCTGATGACGAAACAGAAATGACGCTGAACCGACATAAAGTAAAACTCACGAATCAGGATAAAATCTATTTTCCGGAAGATGACGTGACCAAAGGCGATATTGTGGAATACTACCAGTCTATTGCAGAATATATTTTACCATATCTTAAAAAACGGCCATTATCCCTGAACCGTTTTCCCAACGGCATTGAAAAACAGGGATTTTACCAGAAAGATGCCAGTGAGAATATCCCGGACTGGATTAAGACAACCGAAGTATTCTCGGAGTCTACCGATAAGTATATCGATTATATTGTCTGCAATGACAAAGCTACCCTTGCCTATCTTAATAATTTGGGCTGTATTGATATGAACCCGTGGAACAGCGCGATCCCAGACCTGGAACACCCGGATTACCTTGTGCTGGATTTAGATCCTTCAAAAAAGAATACTTTCGATGATGTTATTGAAACGGCTTTGCAGGTAAATGAGGTTTTAAAATCTGTTAAGATAAAGGGATACTGCAAGACTTCAGGAAGCACTGGAATCCACATTTACATTCCGATGGACGGAAATTATGATTATGACCAGGTGAAAGACTTTGCCTACATCCTGATGAAACAGGTCCATGAAAAACTTCCGGAAATTACGACACTTGAAAGGAGCCTGCATAAAAGAAGTACGGATAAAATCTATCTGGATTATCTTCAGAACCGGCAGGGACAGACGCTGGCCAGTGTTTACAGCATAAGGCCAAAAGAAGGTGCAGCCGTCTCTATGCCGCTGGAATGGGATGAGGTAAAGCCAGGATTAAAGCCAACTGATTTTACCATTCATAATGCTTTGGAAAGAATTAAGGAAAAAGGCGATCTGTTCAAACCGGTTTTAGGAAAAGGGAT